CGCTCGCTCTACGGCCTCGACGACCCCAACCCGATCCTCGCCGGCTTCGGCCGCAACTGCCTGCTGGCCCGGCGGCTCGTCGAGCGCGGGGTGCGGTTCGTCACCCTGTTCAACGGGGCCTTCGCGATGGGCGAGGGCGCGCTCAACTGGGACGGCCACCGGCGGATCAAGTCGGACTACGACCGCCACGGGCCGATCCTCGACAAGCCGGCCGCCGCGCTCCTGACCGACCTGAAGGACCGCGGCCTGCTCGACGACACCCTGGTCGTCTGGTCGACCGAGTTCGGCCGGATGCCCACCTTCCAGAAGGGGACCGAGGGCCGCGACCACAACCCCAAGGGATTCACCGCCTGGCTCGCCGGCGCGGGGGTCAAACGCGGCTTCAGCTACGGCGCGACCGACCCCTTCGGCTACCAGGCCATCGAGAACGTCGTCGACGTCCACGACTTCCACGCCACGATCCTTCATCTGCTCGGACTGGACCACGAGCGGTTGACGTACTACAACAATGGTGCCCAGCGCCGGCTGACCGACGTCCACGGCCACGTCATCCGTGACGTCCTGACCTGACCCTGTCCTTCCGAACTTTCCACGCGTCTCGATCAAGGAGCCCTCCCATGTTCGCGCCCGCCGCCGCGCTCCTGATCGCGTCTCTCGCCGCGCTTGGCGGCGACCGAGGGGTCGATGACCCGAGGAACGTGGTCGAGCCGCTGGAGACGGTCGAGAAGCTCTGGGACGAGGGGACGTTCACCGAGGGGGGCGCGACGGCGGCCGACGGTTCGGTCCTGTTCTCCGACGTCGGCGACCGGGTGATGCGGTTCAACCCCAGCACCGGCGAGACCACGACCTTCCGCGAGCCCAGCGGCCGGGCCAACGGCATGATCTTCGACGTCCACGGACGCCTGATCGTCGCCGAGGGCGCCAACTCGGGCGGCGGCCGGCGGATCTCGATCACCGAGCTGGACGGATCCTGCCGCACTCTGGCCGACGGCTTCGAGGGCAAGCGGTTCAACAGCCCCAACGACGTCGCCGTCGATCGCAAGGGCCGCGTCTACTTCTCCGACCCCCGCTACGTCGGCGACGAGCCCCGCGAGCTGAGCTTCGAGGCCGTCTTCCGGATCGACCCCGACGGCCGAGTGGCCCGGCTGGCGACGACGGCCCAGAAGCCCAACGGCCTCGTGGTGAGCCCCGACGGCAGGACGCTCTACGTCGCCGACAACGGCCCCGACCGCCGGGCGCTGATCGCGCTCGACCTCGACGACAAGGGCGACGTCTCCCGCCCCCGCGTGATCCACGATTTCGGCGCCGCGCCGGGCGCCGACGGCCTGACCGTCGCCACCGACGGCCGCATCGTCGCCGCCACCCCCGAAGGCGCCGTCGTCTTCTCGGCCGAAGGCCGCCGCCTGGCGCTCATCCCCACCCCCGAGCCCGCCGCCAATGTCGAGTTCGGCGGCGACGGCGGCCGGATCCTCTACATCCTGGCCGGCAAAAGCCTCTACCGGATCCCCACCACCATGACGGGATTCCACGTCAAGGGCTCCTGAGCCCACCCGTACGGATTACAGGA
The DNA window shown above is from Paludisphaera mucosa and carries:
- a CDS encoding SMP-30/gluconolactonase/LRE family protein, with the protein product MFAPAAALLIASLAALGGDRGVDDPRNVVEPLETVEKLWDEGTFTEGGATAADGSVLFSDVGDRVMRFNPSTGETTTFREPSGRANGMIFDVHGRLIVAEGANSGGGRRISITELDGSCRTLADGFEGKRFNSPNDVAVDRKGRVYFSDPRYVGDEPRELSFEAVFRIDPDGRVARLATTAQKPNGLVVSPDGRTLYVADNGPDRRALIALDLDDKGDVSRPRVIHDFGAAPGADGLTVATDGRIVAATPEGAVVFSAEGRRLALIPTPEPAANVEFGGDGGRILYILAGKSLYRIPTTMTGFHVKGS